Part of the Sebastes umbrosus isolate fSebUmb1 chromosome 3, fSebUmb1.pri, whole genome shotgun sequence genome is shown below.
TGCTATAAGAGGAAGCCCACAGCTTTTCTATAGGATATGGGATCCATGGATCACTTATATAGAATCTTCTTAACCTGTCTAGggtatttacttaattattaattattattttctacgtgctgttttcttttttcttttttttccctctacatttatttaattaattattttatttaaatgtattttctgtcCTACCACCATTAACTATACTACTATAgtacttattacttttaattctaacttactaatcaaattattttaaaaacgatttagttatttagttattttttattagttttttttttctgtaactttacctctaGGGGTGGGAAGAAGGCTAGACCTTTCTCTGTGTGGGAATGGGAAGCGATGTctatgtgtgcatatatgtatgtacatattaaatgattatggcaccggtgttatgttttgttatgtttgttatgctatgtttgggaaaaaaaggaataaaaataattttccagAGAATGATGCTCTCATGAACACGCGAACATGAATGCCCCTTGCTCCACCAGGTGTTGCCAATGTGGACTGTACCAAGTGGGACCTTGGGATGGGAGATGAAGCAATgggttttctttttgtattttgtttatacCAGCCTTAGAAAAATTAACAGTAGCTTGAATAGTAAGTTGTAGAGGTATTGTATCTTAATGCCCCAAAAGGAAAGACTGATATTACTAACAATCTTAATAGCTTTAATTGTCTGCTTAATTTTACCTTTGCTGTTAGCAATGTAGTTTTGACCAAAAGGTATTTAAAGTTTTGATTCATTCAACATTTTGTAGGTTTGCTGGGGACCCCTTCTCTATGTCAGTGAGTTTCCTTTGTTTTTGTATTGACGCCTTTTGTTCTATGTATATTGATGATACAGTAAGAAACCGTAAAAAACTGAGCTCTGAATAAATTCCCCGTCtgttgtgctaaattttggctcTCTAAACCTCTCAGATCTGCTGGCTCACATCCTAACACGCACACAAATATCTAAATTTTATAGGTTGATGACCACATAAAACTCAAGGTAATAATTTCAATCCATCGGAGCACAACTGCAGTAATATTAGAGTTTATTATgatattaatctcagtacatTTCAGACACTAATGGACACTAATTCTCTATTAATTTACTGCAAAACATTACATCTCCATCAGACCAAGTGTATTGTTTCAATAGTCCTAGTATAGAATGTACAATATACTTTAAAACAATGAGGCCACATTTAACTGCAATAGCTGGAGGCTTGAAACATGTATGACCATGTGCCTTTATGCTGGCTGGATTTATGTCTGcaacaaataaaggaaaacCAGCCAATTATAACATTGTTGAATAATTCATACTAAAATGTTAACTCTATATTCCCTGTGTGTGAAAGGCTACTTCTCTTTTTGGTATTCATTAGTCTGGTGCACTAATATAAGCAGATTGTGTCAGGTTCCTCTCTGGAGCTTTAGATGAGTCAGACTTCTTCGTCTAGATTTGCATCATCGCAGAGAAAGCACCTGATTGGCACAAGAGGTGCTAAAAGTACATGTCTGCCTCTCAACAAAAGGGAACtcattaatgttttgtttaaacGACGTACCAACATAAATCTGTCTAGGGATGGGTAAGCAGCGCTTAGGATGGGATGTGACTATTCCACTCTCGTCAATCAGTCATTTAGGAACAAACAGCAACAGCATTAGGGATGAATCCATAAAACAGGGtaacactttattgatccttATGGGGGCTTGTTGTTTTAAACTACTCCCTCTGGGGAGTTGAAAGTTTAGGGTCAGGTTGCAGAACAGCATGTCTGAGGGGTTTCTGCTGGACAGATGGTTTCCAGCAAGGACCCTAAATTCCTGAGAGTTCCTGAGATCTATTAACAATCACATTATATCCATTAACATAAAACAGACAATATGGTTTAGTGTAGAATCTAAACTTTAGATGATAAAGGTGTTCTTGGTGGCCTgacactttttttatgcaaattagAGGCCGCTATAGCTACCAGTTAACCACCAACTTAAAATATCACCAGACATATTTCTCTAAGATATTTATTCCTTTTGGCAGAGctcgttgttttgtttttccttttgaaaacTGATTTTTAGCAGAGGGATACACCGAGAGTCATGGACTTTTTCAGACTCGAGATCCTGGGTGACGTTTCCCCAAAGCAGACTGTATAATGTGATCACAAAGGCATCATATGATAATGAAAATTATATGAGAGATTGTCAAAATCAGCTCAAAACACATGTTTCAGATTCAGGCCTCTATGTGTGTAATACAAGATCGTGCATAGAAATGTTGTGCTGATATGATAATGTATCTAATGTGATGGCATATTGATTTGTATTAACAAATTTGCTAGTTTCTAATCACAAGAAGAGATTGCATCTCTTGGACTCCTCGATACAAATACACTTGCCCTTTTAACTCCCATTGAGTGACCAAAAGTGACGAGCAGCTCCCACTTAATTTCTCCCAGAAGGCTTTGCTGTAATAATTCCATTCAATAAATCTGGAGGTTGCGCCAGAACGAGAGTGCTGTAAGTGCTGTACCTGGTAAGACACTTGCCATTTGTTCATAATGGCTTTCACAATCAATTATGTGAAATATACGCTGAATTAAAATTCATGAGGTCaccataagtgtgtgtgtgcgcgtgtgttgTCAATACTAGGATATTACTTTCTGTAAGTGCATGTTGCATACTTCAGTTTGATTTATGTGTAATCCATAATGACTTGCATTGGTCTTCCCCACTGAAGGGCCTTTTCAGCCATCTAGTGATTCTCCATTTCTCATCCTAATCTAATCCTTTTTAACGCTGTGGTCAGTTTAAAAGCTGCTCTTAACATTAACAACTACATCTTTAGTCTTCGGTGTGAATAATCTAACATTTTCAAGACTTCCAGGTAGAATTTAGTTTTATAACTGACCTTTTCctgctacatactgtatgtagatcATGAAACAAAATAAGTAGCTCACTGGAAATGGTAGCTACTTGGAATGGGCAGCTGTGATGACTGCAAGATGCTGGGAGCATTTAATTTTAGAGTTCTCATTAGTGAAGAATGTCAATCTATTATGACTgctcttttaaaaaatgtgatattaGCCATCTGAAAAAAAGGGCTCTAAGAAAAATTGCATGCATGACAACAAGCCACATTAATGGTCACGTTGCAGATTTGCTTTTCTGaccaaaatatttgtttttctttattacaATCTTAGTTTTGATCAATTCCTGGCATAGCTCTTAGAATAAACAGTGAATGAAATCCACCATGTgccattttctgttttctcttgtGCCTATTTTACTGCTggacatgttttttgttgttttcttaaaCTGTAGTTTACTGATTTAATCCTGGCAGTTGTATAGCTTATAAATCTAGCAGTTCTCAAGAGGAGCTGCAGgctgaaaaagttaaatcacttcaagtgcaaatgtattatttactcacattaaaatgaattagcaAGAAAGCCTGTCACATCACTgcaaactagggctgtgtattggcaagaatctggagatacgatacgtatcatgatacagaggttaaGAGTCAATATATTACGATACTGTGAGTTAGGCGTTAAATCGAATTCTAGGAAAACTGTAAGAATAAAGAACATactgccatatgcataaaatcggaGTAAAAAATGTcgacttttttatgcaatcggAACAGTAATATCTGCATTTATCTCAgcccctgtaacatccaacatcatagcactactttgagagtaCACATctttttgcaaatgaaataaagtattgattgagttaatatttgcatgtagactattaattaaaaagtgtttttgagagtcgatacagtatcacaaaacatatcacggtatttgatttttcttttttttaatatatattttcttacacccgtACTGCAAACGATTCACCACATTATCAGCTGAGGTGTTGAATCATACATTCGGTTACTTTAAGGAATTTAATGTCCTATAaatttcaaaaatgtgtttgatgTCCTTGAGAATAACAACAGGGAGCATAGTTTATATGAAATTACAACATCTCTATTCTGTAGTAGCCTATACTCCTAAATGTAAGAGAGTACAATAGGGGGCACACCTTATGCTGGATCACACAGCAACCACCCATACGGATGAATCCATAAAACAGGGtaacactttattgatccctatGGGGGCTTGTTGTTTTAAACTACTCCCTCCTGGGAGGTGAAAGTTCAGGGTCAGGTTGCAGAACATGTCTGAGGGGTTTCTGCTGGACAGATGGTTTCCAGCAAGGACCCTAAATTCCTGAGAGTTCCTGAGATCTATTAACTATCACATTATATCCATTAACATACtacagaaaatatgttttagtgTAGAATCTAGACTTTAGATTATAAAGGTGTTCTTGATGGCCTGACACCTTTTTATAATGCAAATTAGAGGCTGCTATAGCTTACCAGGagtcataaatataaaacaactaAAGATATCACCAGACATATTTATCAGAGTCACTCTGTTATCAACAGAGTTTATATGAAATTACAACATCTCTATTCTGTAGTAGCCTATACTCCTAAATGTAAGCGAGTGCAATAGGGGGCACACTTTATGCTGGACACACAGTTATTATAAGATATACTCATCGgtagaaagaagaaaaagggcAGCCAACACAGGATGAACATCCCCACAACGATGGTGAGGGTTTGGCAGTGTGTTCTTTATTCTTACAGTTTTCCTAGAATTAGATTTAACGCCTTACtcacagtatcgcaatatattgaatcttaacctctgtatcatgatacctATATTATcggcagattcttgccaatacagaGGTtaagattcaatatattgcgatactgtgaGTAAGGCGTTGAATCTAATTCTAGGAAAACTGTAAGAATAAAGAAGACactgccatatgcataaaatcggagtaaaaaaatgttgacttttttatgcaatcagaacagtgagatctgcatttatcaccgtccctgtaacatccaacatcatagcactactttgagaggacacatctctttgcaaattaaataaagtatcgATTGAGacaatctttgcatgtaaactattaattaaaaagtgtttttgagaatcgatacagtatcacaaaacatatcacgatatttgattttcttttcgATATtttgttacacccctactgcAAACGATttttatcaaatatatatatatatatatatgacaaaaatccaatattgtgatatgttttctataaataaatatttatttcttttctttttttctttttttttcttacacccctactgcaAACGATTCACCAAATCATCAGCTGAGGTGTTGAACCATATCATTTGGTTACTTTAAGGAATTTAATGTTGTATAAATTTCAAGAATTTGTTTGATGTCCTTGAGAACAACAACAGGGAGCATAGTTTATATGAAATTACAACATCTCTATATGTTCTGTAGTAGCCTACTCCTAAATGTAAGAGAGTACACACTTTATGCTGGACCACACAGCAGGGGAGcagaaacataataataaaaagttataATAAGACATACCCATGggcagaaagaagaaaaagggcAGCCAGCACAGGATGAACATCCCCACCACGATGGCGAGTGTTTTAGCAGCCTTCTTCTCTCTGGAGAACTTCATCAGCCTCACGGACAGAGAACTTCTGAACGGATGGTTCTTGTTGTTCTTGGAGCTGCTCGGGCGCGCGTCCTCCAGCACGCTGCGACAATGGATCCTCAGCACCACCTCCATCGACTTATTCCTCTCCCTCTTGACGCCCGCTTCCAGGCTCTTAGTAGTCCTGCGGGCCACCACGTACACCCGAAAATACATGATGAGGATGACCATGAGCGGCAGgtagaaagagaagagagaggagaagagcgCGTAACCTGGTTCCTCTGTGATGCTGCAGATCCGGTCGTCCACTGGCGGAGCTTCCTTCCATCCCAGCAGAGGTCCAACAGAGATCACCGTGGAGGAAACCCACACAAGCACTAAAATAGCCACTGCTTTCTTTTCTGTCATAATAGTTGGGTATTTCAGGCAGTGTTTGACTCCTATGTAGCGGTCTATAGAGATGACGCAGAGGCTGAGAATGGATGCTGTGCAGCAGAGCACATCCACAGCTGCCCAGATGTTGCAGAAGACGCGGCCGAACACCCAGCATCCAAGCACCTCCAGAGAGGCAGAAAAGGGCAGCACGATGATGCTCAGCAGCAGGTCTGCCATGGCTAAGTTGACGATGAAGAAGTTGGTGACGGTTTGTAAATGTTTGTTGCACACGACAGACAGGATGACCAAAATGTTCCCAATAATAGCCACTGAAATAAACGCGGAGAGAAAGACCCCAACTCCGACGACCTGCGAGTCCATGGTGAAGTTGGGGCATGTCGTGATGCTGCTGATGTTGCTGTCGTTTGGAAAGATTTGGTCCAGAGCAGATGAGTTAAAAGCTTCAGCAAAATACATCCCATAGTTGCTTTCGTTCCTCAGGTTATCTGTCATTTTTGAAGAGCCATAAAGAGAACTTTTGGAgtaagttttttttcttaaagaaagcagtcttcagtctctctttccAGTGAAGTCCTCAAGCGAGttgtatttaaataataaaaagaataaagaaaagtcAATATAACAACAGGCAAATGCATGCATGATTATGAAGCAgctgttttttggggggaaaaaaataaaaatattctcaCTCAAAAATTCTGGAGGAAGTATCATTTAGATATATACCATACAaataagaagaacaaaaaagcAAATAGGCTCTATATTTAGCTGCATTTCTTCCTTCCTTGCGATGGTTTTCCACTGGTGGCATCCTTGTAACAACTCCCCGATCACAGAGTCAGAGCTGGTAAAACAGGTCTGAACCTGCAGCTCCACCCACacagtcacacattcacatctcttcTGTTGCCTTCACAGTCTCTCCAACAGACAGCGTCACTTTAAATCTATAGACACGATCTGAAATTGccttgctatttttttttttacttctttatcTGAGTTGTTTTCAGTAACAggtgatacatttttttattttatttatttatttatttgcacatatataaaaactgcacaaaatccagtcaatgaaaaaaaataaacaagaaatgtgaaaaaaagaacaataacaaaaaaggaagaaagatctaaactaacataattttacgacaaaagttaaacaacaacaagaagtaaacaatttgtgcagaaaaacctcatcaaacagtggaaaacaatccaataaaaacaatgaaatacagaaaaaaaaacagtacagaaaaaatatctaaacatatcaaaagatgattagacatcatgaattaaatgtgatgatgatttccttttaaaatgctctaaggataacgagctcttttaataacatgtattttggtgttccatattgaTACACtacgatatctgagggagtactggccatgttttgttttgtaaaagggcaggtgaagatgattaacctgtctagtattatgtgaatgaatttgagaattagatttaaagaagttgataaatgatgatggtaaagaagaaggcaagaacatatatttatatataaacacacatatctgatgaatatttatgtcataaactgaaagaaTGTTCAGTTTCCTGAACACATAAAATGTCTACGATTGTATTGTTTATAGTCTCATAATCTTAAAACACCCTCATGGAATAATAggctaccactactactacccgAAACAACCTCTCATCCATCCtgcaaagaaaagacaaaaacagcatCAGTCAGATCATCTAAACAGCCACCGGGCACCGACAAAAACCAGCTCTGACCACTGCAGGGAAAAAGTGAGTGCCTCAGGCTAAAAGCTGTGAAGTCTCCCAGTCTAGCAGCTGCCATCCCAAGGCCTCGTGTGTATAGTTTAAGCAGAGGGACGGACAGGCCTGCACAAACCACCGGGGAgcctggaggagaggaaagaccAAAAGGGCAGAGTCACAAAGAGGACAAACAATCCCCGGCATGGGAAAACATCAGCTCAGTTGTGTTGTGACATCCCAGCTCCATCGGTGGAAGAAAACAGATTTAGGCCTAAAtttactgtactttttttttcattttacttttaattagcCTATTTATCACATTACATTTCAAGTCGCATCAGttacaaagtaaaaacaaaaagtcatatGAAAAAGTCCTGATAAAATGTGTGAGAATGGAACAAAAGAAAGAGATaaatcagcagctgcagcagcagagaagaagctgcaggTGTGTCTGGGGCTGCAGGAGGGCAACAGAGCGCCAGAGAAGAGACACTCTGCACTCCGGAAATGATGCCTTATAAACGTATAAGGTATCGATACGTTCGATACTCGAAGTTCACGGCCGGAGTTAGCACTTCAAGCACAATCAAATTAAGGGTCACATAGGCCTGTATGGTGCGGTTATTGGCATTATTGTAGCCTAACGTTACCTCGGCATAGTTGAAAACATGTCGCATCTATCTCAATTAATGAGTGACCATCAGGTGAGCATGCTAAGTGACACACCCACATTGTTTGTGACCTGGAACAGCGACATTATGGGCAAGCTGGGCctggctaacatgctaaatgctaacatgctcgtATCTTCTTCTTCACTTAGGAACTTCTACCTTCGTTGAGGTGCGTGAGGACTTTCTGCTGCTTGAGACTGATGGTGACTTCAAATgaggtcgtgtttaccgtgttcatgagaagagtccatGTGAACGTcgccctcttgtggtattcacgacctggtaagtggaacgtttctgaaagctcgGAGTTCATGagaagataataaattaatatattgtcattttagtcgTAATTTTatatctgaggaaaatgttgatgttattcccatgttgtaaacatgaattcacaagtttcatttgaaggcaccatccCTGATGTGATGGTAGAACCTCATTCAGCTCAAAACAGTTTGAATTTCAGGAGCGCAGTGGGACCAGAGAGGCGAGTGGAATGGTTATACTAGGACAAAGAGGCAGAGTGGACTTGTTATACTaggacacagaggcagagaggacaGGTTATATTAGGACATAAAGgttgagtggactggttatactagGACATAGAGGCAGAGAGGACTGGTTATATTAGGACATAGAGGCCGAGAGGACTTGTTATACTAGAACATAGAGGCAGAGAGGACTGGTTATGCTTTGAGAATGAACAAGTAGAGAAGCTGAACCAGGAGCAGATTGTTTTGGACTTCCCGGTGCCGTCGGgacaggtgagtacaacaacaacGACACACTGCTGACTGACTCTCCAGATGAGAACTTCGTTGCCAAGCAACGCTGTGCGCTTCACAGTAAGTATGCAGCCTCTTCTTTGCTGTGTGTAGTGGCTGCATCCGCTTTGGAGTTTATATGGTTTACATGTCCACGTTGTCTGATTTGCTGATGTTTTATTCTACTGTTGATTCTAAAAGATGTTTCAGGCGTCACGGTGTCCGTAGCTTGTTTCATTTATTGTTgatttgtgtttaattttctGGGATTTGTCTTGTGAGGCTACACTGAGGAAGCcagttgtatatttatatgattGATAGTCAGTTAGATAGTCAGGGTTTGGACAGAAGGGGTATTGTTATTGATGTTgttgtatgttaatatttaatgcaatctattttgtagcctaaagaTGATATTTGatttaacagtagtagtaggcCTTTATCATCATACAATGAGACTGGACTACTGTTGCACACATTGTGCTGATTGTTCTCTGCTGATTGAGGTTTGCACATCATCTCTTATTATTTGATTTGGAAGGAATTGACGTAATTACCTGAGCTTGAGTGTACACATTGCCGTTTCTTGCAAATTCACCTGCAAACTATTCTAAATCAGTTACTGTATTAATGTGCAGCATCAGTGGATAGCcagacatgttttatttaaagacAAACTTTGGTGAAACTTGACTGGTTTTCATATCATTGCACAAAACAGCCAAGCACCAAAGAGCTCCACTAAGGTCCATGATTACACCCGAGTGTGTTTCACAAAAGTTAAAGAATATTATGTCGCCTTTTGCGTCCTCATCTATAtctttttattagttttaatgcTTAAAATAAGTGTAAAAGTGTATGTTGGAGATAAATGCTGGAGGATGTGTAGATTGGTGTAGATCCAGTTGTCTTCATTTGAATACCAAGAAAACTAAAGACATCATCTTTGACTTCAGGACTGGTAACAACTCGCACCAACAAATTACCATTTATGGGGAGGTTATTGAAGTGGGTGATGACCACAAATATTTAGGAACAATAATAGATTTTGAGTGGACAGACATATAATatataggttttttttttactttctgttttattgcctgatatttttcattgttggtgaataataaaaaacaaactgcataAGTCAATATGTCCAGTAAAATTGCTGGACAACAGCAAAATTGCATGACGATGACCTGTGAGTCCCGAGTGGTGAGGAAAGGGCAGGCGTTGATTAGAGAGGCATCAAATCCCCTTATCCCCCCTACCATCATGTAGAGGGCATAGAGTGCATCCCTCCGAAACCAATCAGGCTCGCAGATCATTTGTGCCTACCAGTATCGCATTGTTGAAcaaactgtgaaacagaaaatgactgAACCTGTGTGTGAGGATGCTGCACCTTATGTCCTTATGATATGTAGAGCACTTTAATGATGTAGTGAACTGCTCTATAGCAGGCTAATGTTAAGGTGTTCTGTTGTTGATGTCGGGTAGTATTATAGTttagtctatttatttatctgacGTTTGCTGTATGGCACATGATGACTTTCCAAAAGGATTAATAATTATCTATCGTGTGTCCGAGCAGTTCAAAAAGCGTTAGGCTCGAATGCTGATTACACACCAGAAAACAAAATTACTGGATGGATGAAAAATTGAAACTTTGCAACTCTTGGATCCCAAAAATGAGTTCagcaatatatttaaaatttgGCCTGAAAACATCGATGTTGGACCATTTCATATTGggccagtgtttttttttatttttgctttatgcaatataaatgtaaatggcAGACCGACCGTCATTGAAGCCAACCGCTGTGCTAGTTTGACTGAAAAGCGCACAAGAGTTACACAGTATATTAGCAAACTAGGTCTAATATAGAGTCAGTGCTCTGGCTGTGGGTAGCAGCACTTCTGTTTCGAGTCACGGTGAGTCTTCTCAGCTGTCAGAGCACATCCTCATTattggatttataaaaaaagcaacaaccTCATCCAGCCCACCTGCTCCTCCTTATGAGAGGGCTAAATCTGCTGTCATGCAGAGCTAACTTTAGGCCACGCCATACAGGAGAGCTATTTCGATGGCACAGAGCATGAGCTTTTTAAAAAACGGGTATGTTTCAGATATGGATGGGATGAATTGTAGTTTAGAGTTTTCTAATGTTATAATGTTCTTTATGAGAgcatttaatataatttattatttcagctagttgaaataaaacactggatacgttccaaattgcatacttttactttttacatttagtacatactgcagctgcccttacaacgtacgtactgttgcatgcagtatacatacattgggacatactactccgtcataacattgtgccctgacctgtgaacacaacactgatatATCATCACCTTTTGAGTTGATATGGCGAATTTGTTAGAggcagattcaggtgataatttTCTGTATGTTCATCACTACAAGCAAAGTATTTCACAttgtaactttgttttcacATTGCAATTTCATACATggttaatagggctgtcaattgattaaaatatttaatcgcgattaatcccattatcacattatttatctgttcaaaatgtaccttaaaggcagatttgtcaagtatttaatactgttatcaacatgtgagtgtgcaaatatgattgctttatttaaatgtatgtatatatttattgttggaaatcaattaacaacacaaaacaatgacaaatattgtccagaaaccctcacaggtactgcatttatcataaaaaatatactcaaatcataacatggcaaactgcagcccaacaggcaacaacagctgtcagtgtgtcagtctgctgacttgaatatgacttgccccaaactgcatgtgattatcataaagtgggcatgtctgtaaaggggagactcgtgggtacccatagaacccattttcattcacatatattgaggtcagaggtcaagggacccctttgaaaatggccatgccagtttttcctcaccaaaatgtagcataagttaAGTTATAAGTTAGTAAGTTAGTTATAagatatttagcctccttctcaacaatctaccatgacatggttggtactaatgactccttaggttttatagttttataagatgccagtatcttcactctagctttaaactgagcccactacaacctaaaaatcacaagttgcgtgaatgcgtttaagaaattggtggcgttaaaatgaatttgcattaacgcgttattatctcgttaactttgacagccctaattgttaaTATTGGTTATAGCCTCTTTAAACACTGACTCTCTGCTTTAACGGTGTTTGACAGTGTTCAAAATCTATATTGGGTTAATTGTGTTCGACCGGTAGCCCCCTCTATTTATAGTCATCCACTTTTAGGACATTGCACCAGGTCAATGATCCTAAATATACAGCTAATGcaaccattgtttttttggggggaccAAACAGTGGAATGCACTTAACGAGAATGTGTTTCACTTGCTGAAGACCAGACTAAAGGCAAAAAGCCTCCAAAACAAGCAAAATCTTGAAATGGCTGCTGTATAACTCTTGCTTATTATTACTCTTTGCTAATCTCTATGGGACTGCAGGTTGTTATCGATTATCGACAGTTTACTTTAATTTTCCAATGCATTGTGGTCCTCTTAAATTGAGGGAATACATAAGAAAAGTGCTACACTGTTAATCTGATGTGGATGTGAAGCCAACAAATTAAAGATTTAAATCAGCTCTTTAACCTCATAGCCATTGTTTAGTTTCATATCTACTGTGCTGAGAGCCAACATAACAAACTACTTAGTGCACCCTGGAGGtctatttccctttttttctgcgGCTGCTCAGCCTAGCAGAATGCCTGCAACTGACTTGAGTGGCACACACTGTTGAAATGCTCATGTAATGCTCTTTTGGTCACTCAGTGTATCTTGCAAATTGGCTCATGGTATGGCAACACAACGCTTTCCTATCCTGTATAAATGAATTCCCATGAAATTGATGCACATATGATGCTATGCtgtactgctgctttaatgagcAGCAAAGAGCCTTCACACCACTCTATGAAGTTATTTTGTCATCTTCTCTTGCGTGTGATCACAAAAGAAAAGTCTGTATCACACACAACCTGCTTTTTCAGCTGCATTCCACTCACCCAAGATGATTTTGAGCTCTATCAAAATGCCTGGTATTTCCTGTGATAATGTACTGTGATGATGtacagtagaaaaaaaatacGCTCAGCCTTCTTTATATCTGTCTGTATGAGCTATTTCATCCGGAGTCATTTGTCAAAAAGTCTGTCATCAATCTGTTCAGAGTAAAACATCTTT
Proteins encoded:
- the adra1d gene encoding alpha-1D adrenergic receptor, giving the protein MTDNLRNESNYGMYFAEAFNSSALDQIFPNDSNISSITTCPNFTMDSQVVGVGVFLSAFISVAIIGNILVILSVVCNKHLQTVTNFFIVNLAMADLLLSIIVLPFSASLEVLGCWVFGRVFCNIWAAVDVLCCTASILSLCVISIDRYIGVKHCLKYPTIMTEKKAVAILVLVWVSSTVISVGPLLGWKEAPPVDDRICSITEEPGYALFSSLFSFYLPLMVILIMYFRVYVVARRTTKSLEAGVKRERNKSMEVVLRIHCRSVLEDARPSSSKNNKNHPFRSSLSVRLMKFSREKKAAKTLAIVVGMFILCWLPFFFFLPMGAFFPALKPSETVFKVVFWLGYFNSCINPMIYPCSSKEFKRAFTRLLRCRCHQRQRVLRRFYDQRWRTAVRGMTRDQRGESKPGYAVHESCGSSLLHKGKGHSLGFKRWSLFPPLQKSSFQLKEKVNNLSNKIKGGPGKGTTPAVGRIDIVDTVSMGIYNSCEQSSYQFYDLADCYGLKETDI